In Aerosakkonema funiforme FACHB-1375, a single genomic region encodes these proteins:
- a CDS encoding serine/threonine protein kinase gives MADRILADRYIIDRQLGKQAGRQTLLARDKHTQELVVVKLLTFSKDFEWDDLKLFEREAETLQSLSHPAIPRYLDSFEIDTASGKSFALVQSYIEAKSLEEHLSKGRTFSEAEVKQLAKALLEILTYLHRRQPPVIHRDIKPSNILLGDSSSNSIGQVYLVDFGSVQTLATQEGRTVTVVGTYGYMPPEQFGGRAVSASDLYSLGATLIALLTRLHPADLPQKDMRIEFEQNCNISPAFADWLKWMTEPSWERRLNSAQSALSALEEQKRRHSYPVQVKQIKPVSTINLFWNSIWRSTVMGTLAVAVQAAIYSTWIIPGYGTFLGGIIGGLTGLFVGFTNGILVGILTRLFFFPLANPKLHRRVMSAVSSLVCTAVTVASFSKILAMMLSPIFARFSYLDIFWIIAPSVITGLSMGVLSKSIARWYERESRRLKAKDS, from the coding sequence ATGGCCGATCGAATACTGGCCGATCGCTATATTATCGATCGACAACTGGGAAAGCAAGCCGGACGACAAACTCTGTTGGCGCGTGACAAACACACTCAAGAGTTAGTTGTCGTCAAACTCCTCACCTTTAGCAAAGACTTTGAATGGGATGACCTCAAACTATTTGAACGGGAAGCCGAAACTCTACAAAGCCTTTCCCATCCCGCTATCCCTCGCTATTTAGATTCTTTTGAAATCGATACCGCATCGGGCAAAAGTTTCGCTTTAGTGCAGAGTTACATCGAAGCCAAATCGCTGGAAGAACATCTATCGAAAGGAAGAACTTTCAGCGAAGCAGAAGTTAAGCAATTAGCCAAAGCTTTGTTAGAAATTTTAACTTATCTGCACAGACGGCAACCACCTGTTATTCATCGGGATATTAAACCTAGCAATATTTTATTGGGCGATAGTTCTAGTAATAGTATCGGTCAAGTTTATTTAGTAGATTTCGGTTCCGTACAAACACTGGCAACTCAAGAAGGTAGAACTGTCACCGTAGTAGGAACCTACGGCTATATGCCACCAGAACAATTTGGCGGACGTGCGGTTTCTGCTTCTGACCTTTACAGCTTGGGAGCAACATTAATTGCTTTGTTAACGCGGTTACATCCCGCCGATTTACCGCAGAAAGATATGCGGATTGAATTTGAGCAAAACTGCAATATCAGTCCCGCTTTTGCTGATTGGTTAAAGTGGATGACAGAACCGAGTTGGGAACGTCGTTTAAATTCTGCACAGTCAGCTTTGTCCGCATTAGAAGAGCAAAAACGCAGACACAGCTACCCAGTCCAAGTAAAACAAATAAAACCAGTATCAACAATTAATTTATTCTGGAATTCCATCTGGCGCAGCACTGTAATGGGAACGCTAGCAGTAGCAGTACAAGCTGCAATTTATAGCACTTGGATAATACCTGGTTATGGAACATTTTTGGGAGGAATCATTGGTGGGTTGACTGGCTTGTTTGTGGGGTTTACAAATGGAATATTAGTAGGAATTTTAACGCGCTTATTTTTCTTCCCGCTTGCCAATCCAAAACTGCACAGGCGAGTCATGAGTGCAGTCAGCAGCTTGGTCTGCACGGCTGTTACTGTAGCCAGCTTTTCTAAGATTCTGGCAATGATGCTTAGTCCTATATTCGCTAGATTTTCTTACTTAGACATTTTTTGGATAATTGCGCCTTCGGTGATTACAGGATTATCGATGGGAGTCCTTAGTAAGTCAATTGCTCGATGGTACGAACGCGAAAGTAGACGACTTAAAGCAAAAGATAGTTGA